The genome window ACCGTTCTAGCGATCAATTCATCCAACGTGCCCATCCCGATCACCTTGCCTTGGTCGACGATCGCGATCCGATCACAGCGATATTGAGCTTCGTCCAATTGGTGCGTGGTCAAAAGAATTGCTGTCCCACGGTCACGCAGTTCGTCAATCATTTCATGGATGCGGCCTCGGCTTTGTGGATCGACTCCCACGGTCGGTTCGTCGAGAAGCAAGATCGCAGGACGATGCAAGACACTGCATGCGATATTGAGCCGACGCTGCATCCCACCGGAAAATGTTTTCACAAGATGGTGACGCCGATCGGTAAGGTTCGCCCACTGCAGCGCCTGGTCGACTCGCTGACCAAGTCGGCGTCGATTCACGGCATGCAGTTTCCCAAACACCATCAAGTTTTGTTGCGCCGTTAAATCGTCATATAGAGCGATGCTTTGCGGAACCACGCCAAGCGATCGAGTGCGATCGGTTCCCAACGCAAATTTAAATGATCCATTATCCAATCGACTACGGCCGGCCAGACAGCGAATCAAAGTGGTTTTGCCGGCACCATTCGGACCAAGCAACCCAAGCAGCTCGCCGGGATAAAGATCGAGCGACAAACCACGCAGCGCACGCGTTTTGCCATGCGACTTTTCCGCAGCTTGGATCGAAAGGATTGCAGTGAGTGAAGCCATTCAAGCAGGATTCCAAATTGGCATGACGATGCACGCTTAATCCAGCAGCGGCAATGTCGCCCGCTGCTGTGCACTTTGCACCGCCGTGTCGACAATTTGTTGACCGATGCGGCTGATCTCGGGGCTTAGCGGTCCTTCGACTTGACCTCCGCGGGTAATCACATCGACCATGTACTGCACCGGATTCTGCTGAGGCGGCGTCAGCACGTCTACCTCGATCGGGTGCGCGGCGGGCTGGTTTTCGGTTTGAAGATTGACGACGCCGGCATAGTCTTCGCTAGAAATCGTTCCCTGCGTCCCCACGATCACAAAACCGCACTTGGGTTGTGGTTGGTGTGTCCACGGATCCGTAAAGGTTCCCCAGCGAGTTTCAAATTTGGACAAACCGGTGCGATAGCGGGCGACAATGATACTGTGCTCGTCCACCTCCAATCCCTCGGGCTGGTCGACGACACAGCTGACTTCGATCGGGCGACGGCCGTTCATGAACCACGTCCCCAGCGTTGTTCCGTAGCCGGCATAATCAAGCAGCGACCCACCGCCTTGGTCTCGCTTGTAAAACCAGCTGTTAGGTTTTTCACGCTCGACGTCGCTGGCGGTTCGCTCGACCTTATCGGCGGCATGCCACAGCGGGCCACGGTTGCCGCCATAGTGATGCACTTCGAGGACCTCGCCGATCACGCCTTCGTCGATCAACCGCTTGGCGGTGCGATGCGATGGCATCCAAGTCAGTGGCCAATTGATCGCCAACCGGCTTCCCGAAGCCTGTGTGGCCGCGATCATCCGGTCGGCTTCGGCCAACGACCCGGCAAACGGCTTCTCGACCATAATGTCGCAACCGAACGGAGCGACCTTTTCGACCCACTCGCCATGCTGCGACGCCGCCGGGCAAAGGATCACCAGATCGGGTTTGGTTTGCTGAAGACACGCCACGTGATCCGTAAAAATGCGGTCCTCAGGAACCTGAAATGATTTTGCCGCAGCAGTCATTCGCTGAGGATCATTGTCGCACAGCCCAACGATCTCGGCGTCGGGGTGTTCGTGCACCATTCGCAACAAATCCCCCATATGAAAATGATCAAAATTGATACCCGCGATTTTGAATCGAGCCATGTCTGAAAACACTAATTGCAAAGGAGGATAGAAAAACAGGTCTTCGGCAATGACAACCGATTGTAGCGTTTTGCAGGGTCGTTGATGTGCGAGCCCAGCGCAATTCCGTTAGACTAATTCGATCCCCAAAACATGATGCAGAGTCCACCCCCATGACGATCTGCGGCTTGTCCTGTCTATCAAAACGAGAGTGAGTCCAAGATGCTTTCTGAATCGCAAGGCAATCGTCGGCCCCTTCTACGATCCTCCCTAATCGCACGCTCGATCACATTTGCGGCCTGTGCCATTTGTCTTTGCTGCTACACCACACCCGCGACCGCAGAACCCCACGATTGGGAAAACGAACAGATCGTTTCGCAAAACAAGCAACCACCACGTGCGACGTCGTTGCCGTTTGCGGATCGCGAAAGTGCAATCCAAGCCACCCCCGAAGCAACGCCTTACTTCCAAAGTCTCAATGGGATTTGGAAATTCAACTGGGTGAAGCAACCGAGCGATCGACCGGTTGATTTTTACCGTCCTGATTTTGATGTTCGCCAATGGGACGATTTGGCGGTGCCAAGCAATTGGCAGATGCATGGATACGGTGTTCCGCTTTACAGCAATATCCCCTATCCGTTCAAAAAAGATCCGCCTCGCGTGATGGGCGAGCCGCCAAAACACTTTACTAATTTTGATCAACGCAATCCGGTTGGATCGTACCGTCGCCAATTCGCCATCCCCGAGCAGTGGAAGGATCGCCAAACGTTCTTGCAATTCAACGGGGTCGACTCGGCGTTTTACGTGTGGGTCAACGGTGAAAAGGTTGGCTACAGCCAAGACAGCCGCACTCCGGCACTTTTTAACATCACGTCCTTCCTGCAGCCTGGCGAGAACACCTTGGCGGTGGAGGTTTATCGCTATAGCGACGGCAGCTACCTGGAGGACCAAGACTTCTGGAGACTCAGCGGGATCTTTCGCGACGTTTTCCTCTGGTCCGCAGCCCCGCTGCATGTACGTGACTTTTTTGTGCATACCGATCTGGACTCGGACTACCAAGACGCAAAATTGTCGGTCGATATCGAAATCGCCAATTCAGGAAATAGCGAACAGAGCTTTACAGTCGCAGCCGAATTGATCGACGATCAAAATGCAACCGTATTTCGCGACGTTATCGCGACGGGAAAGGTTCCCGCGAATCGTTCGACGAATCGAACCTTGACCAAAGACGTTGTCGCACCAAAGCTGTGGTCAGCCGAAAACCCCAACCTCTATCGATTGCTTTTGACATTAAGTGATGATCAAGGCAACGTGATCGAAGTAACCACCTCGCGAGTCGGTTTTCGCAAGGTCGAAATCAAACAAGGCCTACTGCACATCAACGGCAAATACGTCTACTTGAAAGGTGTCAATCGGCACGAGCATGATCCCGACACTGGGCACACAGTTTCGACCGCTTCGATGATCGAGGACATCAAGCTGATGAAACAATTTAATATCAACGCGGTTCGTACCAGCCATTATCCGAACGACCCGCAGTGGTACGATCTGTGCGATCAATATGGTTTGTATTTAGTCGATGAAGCAAACATCGAATCGCACGGGATGGGTTACGGCCAAGAATCGCTCGCGAAGGATCCGGCTTGGGGAAAAGCTCACCTGGACCGTACCGAGCGGATGGTCGAACGAGACAAGAACCATCCCTCGGTGATCATTTGGTCGCTCGGTAACGAAGCCGGTAACGGCGTGAATTTCATGGACGACTACGACTGGATCAAAAAACGCGATCCGTCGCGTCCGGTCCAATACGAACGCGCTGGATACGACGACCGAAACACCGACATTCGTTGCCCAATGTATGCCGGCATTGACGAGATCGTCAGTTACGCGTCAAAGAATCCTGATCGTCCGCTGATCTTGTGCGAGTACGCTCATGCGATGGGCAACAGCGTCGGTAATTTCCAAGATTACTGGGACGCGATCGAGTCCTATGATCACCTGCAAGGTGGATTCATTTGGGATTGGGTTGACCAAGGTCTTCGCAAAACGATCCCCACCATGGTGATTGTCAAGGATCAACAAAACAGCGACCTATCCGCGAACGTGATCGGAGACGTGGATGCCGAAAAGGGAGTCACCGGAGCGGTTGTGGTCGGACGGTCCAAGGCGTTGCAGTTGACCGAAACCTTGACACTCGAAGCGGTGATTAACGGCAACCATGCTTCGGCATTTTGCCCGCTGATTTCCAAGGGCGACCATCAATACTTGCTGCGATTGGATGCCAAAGGCATCAACTTCACCCTGTACACCGACGCATGGAAAGGCCTTCACGTTACCTATGACAACGCACAGCTGCACGAAGGTCAAAACCGCATCACCGCGACCTACGATGGCAAGCACCAACGGCTGTATGTCAACGGCAAACAGGTAGGTGAAAAAGAATTGCAGGGAACGATTCACCCGAGTGTGTTTGACGTCAACATTGGTCGCAATTCCGAAGTCACCAACCGAGTGTCATCACTGCCGATTCGTGAAGCAAGAATCTACAACCGCCCGCTGTCGGCTGAAGAAGTCGCCAACGTTCAGCAGCGAGGTAAGGAAGGGCTTGTCTTGGATCTCGACCTTCGCAAAACGCAACAACAGCAGCGACCGGCGAACAGCCCCGATACGTTTTTTGCCTACGGTGGCGATTTTGGGGACCAACCCAACGATGGTAATTTTTGCATGAATGGTCTCGTCCAACCGGATCGCCGTCTGAATCCTCATCTTTGGGAAGTCAAAAAGGTTCACCAAAACATCAAGGTAACCGCGGTCGATTTGGCGAATGGTAAGTTTGCAGTCCAGAACAAGTTTCTATTCACCAATCTGAACGAGTTCATCGCCAAATGGGTGATACGCCGCGACGGTGACCCCATTCGCTCGGGAACGCTCGACCGTTTGGACATCGCACCATTAACAAGCGACGAAATCACACTACCCGTGGATGGGCTGGACGATCAAAACGGCGAGATCCTGTTAACCATTTCCTTTGAATTACCGGCCCCGCTGCCTTGGGCAGACGCCGGACACCGGATCGCTTGGGACCAATTTGTGCTTCACGATTGGAGTACCAGTCTGACCACCGATAGCGAGGAACCTACCCGTGTGGTGGTCAGCGAAACGCAGGATCAGGTGGAAATTACCGCCGGCAAAACTGTGGCCACGTTTGCGAAGAGCAGCGGAGAACTCCGTTCGCTCGAGGTGGATGGTCATGCGCTGTTTTCCGGACCGCTTGTGCCACAGTTTTGGAAAGCGCCAAACGACAACCAATATCGCAACAAGTACTTGAGCCGGTTGGGTGCGTGGCGGAATGCAGCCGACCAGCGGACGCTGACGAAGATGATGGTCGAGGAACAAAAAGACCACGTCGATGTCATCACTGAATCCGATCTGCCCGTGGGTGATGCTCGATTGACACTGCGATACTCAATTTTCCCCGGTGGTCACATCCATGTCGTTTCCGACTACGATCCAGGCCAAGGGGAACGGCCGCTGATTCCTCGCTTTGGCATGCAAGTCAAAGTCCCGCAAGCGATGGATCAAGTACGTTGGTATGGCCGTGGCCCGCAGGAAACGTACTGGGATCGCAAAACCGGAGGTGAGATCGCGGTCTATGAATCGAGCGTCGACGAGATGGTGCATCCGTATTGCCGGCCACAAGACGTAGGTAACCGGACCGACGTCCGATGGATCGCCGTCGTTGACAAAGCGGGACGAGGGCTGAAGTTCACCGGCAAAGCTCCCGTAAGCATGAGTGCATGGCCGTTCACGATCGAGGATGTGGAAACCGCATCCCATCCCTATCAATTGCCGCGTCGAGATTTCAATTTGCTCAGCATCGACGCAAAGCTACACGGCGTCGGTGGTGACAATTCGTGGGGAGCACAGACGCATGCTCAGTACACGATCCCGGGTGATCAACCGCTGCACTACGAATTCACGATCTCGCCGATCACCCCGTAGGTACGCAACGCAGATTTGGCAAAAGCGAACGGGATCGACGATTCGTTCGATCCGCACGGCCAGGACTCGGCTGCAGCCCGGTATACGGGAAACGGAGAACGTGTCAGCCTACTTTATCGAAGTGAGGGTGATCACCCCTCGTCTTCGTCTTCTTCGTCGTCATCCGAGACATCGACGAACGCGCCGCTCTCTTCATCTCGCTCGAATGCCGAACCTTCGGGGGCATCGAGCAGCGGGATAATGTCGGGGTCAAAGTTGGCGATTTCGTTGACGTCGTAGATACCGGTATTGTTGGCGTCATCGAGATATTTCTGGGTCTCGGTTCCCGCCAGGAAACGCCACCCGCTGTCCTCTTCGAAATCCGCTTCCTCACGGTACATGTAGCCCACCGGATTGCCATCGACGGTGATCGCGTCCGTGGCAAAGCAACCTCCAAAGCCCTCAGCGAGGGGTTGGATTTCAGCAGCAGAAAGGGCAAACTTTTTTTTCACAACGACGGCTTCTATCGAATTGGTGCAATGCGGAGGACGCTCCGTTTCAATTGCACCATGATGGTGCAATTCCATTGTTCATTGTAGCGAACTGGCGACCGGGGCCAAGTTTGGGTAGAGGCAACGTTGACGGGCCGCCGATTCCGGCTATTTGTAGGCCACGGCCGCACTGGACGGCCCTGCCAAGTGGATCACGTCAAAGCGTTGAAAACCGACTTGTCCACACCATTGACGGAAATCGGCTCCGGAATAGTCAAACGCGTCACCGAACTCGATCAACATGTTCAATGACATCAAAAGCCCATGAACATTTTCTCGACGGGCATCATCGATCAGGGCTTCGATGGCAATCAACGCTCCCCCAACGGGCAATGCGTCATAAGCGGCCTGGATCAACTGCATTTTCTTGTCGAGATTCCAGTCGTGCAGGATCATGCCCATCGTGATCACGTCGGCACGTGGCAATGGATCGGCAAAGAAATCCCCGGCGGCCGTGTCGATCCGTTCGCTCAACCCAGACGCAGCAATATGTTTTTGAGCGATCGGCTGGACCGCTGGCAAATCAAAACTAGTGCACTTCAGGTGCGAGTGTCTTTTGGCGACTTCGATGCACAATAGCCCGCTGGCGCCTCCAACGTCACACAGCGTTTGGTAGCCCGAGAAATCAAATTTGTCCGCCAACGCCTCAAAGTTGATCCGCGACAATCCTGTCATCGCACCGATGAACTGCTCCAATCGCGGCAAGTCCGAGTAGAGTTCCTCGAACATCCCCTTCTGCCCATGCTTGATTTCGTTCTGCGGTTTGCCGGTGCGTAACGCTTCAGGTAGATCGTTCCAAAATTTGAACAACCTGGCATTCAGCATGACGAGAATGCCGCCGATGTAA of Novipirellula caenicola contains these proteins:
- a CDS encoding ABC transporter ATP-binding protein, with product MASLTAILSIQAAEKSHGKTRALRGLSLDLYPGELLGLLGPNGAGKTTLIRCLAGRSRLDNGSFKFALGTDRTRSLGVVPQSIALYDDLTAQQNLMVFGKLHAVNRRRLGQRVDQALQWANLTDRRHHLVKTFSGGMQRRLNIACSVLHRPAILLLDEPTVGVDPQSRGRIHEMIDELRDRGTAILLTTHQLDEAQYRCDRIAIVDQGKVIGMGTLDELIARTVGHCQLLRIRFPHVVDATRHGLSMDESGTTGTCEISNPATQLAEILTSLERDQLQVAQVVLKQPTLEDVFLHLTGKELRE
- a CDS encoding Gfo/Idh/MocA family oxidoreductase — protein: MARFKIAGINFDHFHMGDLLRMVHEHPDAEIVGLCDNDPQRMTAAAKSFQVPEDRIFTDHVACLQQTKPDLVILCPAASQHGEWVEKVAPFGCDIMVEKPFAGSLAEADRMIAATQASGSRLAINWPLTWMPSHRTAKRLIDEGVIGEVLEVHHYGGNRGPLWHAADKVERTASDVEREKPNSWFYKRDQGGGSLLDYAGYGTTLGTWFMNGRRPIEVSCVVDQPEGLEVDEHSIIVARYRTGLSKFETRWGTFTDPWTHQPQPKCGFVIVGTQGTISSEDYAGVVNLQTENQPAAHPIEVDVLTPPQQNPVQYMVDVITRGGQVEGPLSPEISRIGQQIVDTAVQSAQQRATLPLLD
- a CDS encoding glycoside hydrolase family 2 TIM barrel-domain containing protein; translation: MLSESQGNRRPLLRSSLIARSITFAACAICLCCYTTPATAEPHDWENEQIVSQNKQPPRATSLPFADRESAIQATPEATPYFQSLNGIWKFNWVKQPSDRPVDFYRPDFDVRQWDDLAVPSNWQMHGYGVPLYSNIPYPFKKDPPRVMGEPPKHFTNFDQRNPVGSYRRQFAIPEQWKDRQTFLQFNGVDSAFYVWVNGEKVGYSQDSRTPALFNITSFLQPGENTLAVEVYRYSDGSYLEDQDFWRLSGIFRDVFLWSAAPLHVRDFFVHTDLDSDYQDAKLSVDIEIANSGNSEQSFTVAAELIDDQNATVFRDVIATGKVPANRSTNRTLTKDVVAPKLWSAENPNLYRLLLTLSDDQGNVIEVTTSRVGFRKVEIKQGLLHINGKYVYLKGVNRHEHDPDTGHTVSTASMIEDIKLMKQFNINAVRTSHYPNDPQWYDLCDQYGLYLVDEANIESHGMGYGQESLAKDPAWGKAHLDRTERMVERDKNHPSVIIWSLGNEAGNGVNFMDDYDWIKKRDPSRPVQYERAGYDDRNTDIRCPMYAGIDEIVSYASKNPDRPLILCEYAHAMGNSVGNFQDYWDAIESYDHLQGGFIWDWVDQGLRKTIPTMVIVKDQQNSDLSANVIGDVDAEKGVTGAVVVGRSKALQLTETLTLEAVINGNHASAFCPLISKGDHQYLLRLDAKGINFTLYTDAWKGLHVTYDNAQLHEGQNRITATYDGKHQRLYVNGKQVGEKELQGTIHPSVFDVNIGRNSEVTNRVSSLPIREARIYNRPLSAEEVANVQQRGKEGLVLDLDLRKTQQQQRPANSPDTFFAYGGDFGDQPNDGNFCMNGLVQPDRRLNPHLWEVKKVHQNIKVTAVDLANGKFAVQNKFLFTNLNEFIAKWVIRRDGDPIRSGTLDRLDIAPLTSDEITLPVDGLDDQNGEILLTISFELPAPLPWADAGHRIAWDQFVLHDWSTSLTTDSEEPTRVVVSETQDQVEITAGKTVATFAKSSGELRSLEVDGHALFSGPLVPQFWKAPNDNQYRNKYLSRLGAWRNAADQRTLTKMMVEEQKDHVDVITESDLPVGDARLTLRYSIFPGGHIHVVSDYDPGQGERPLIPRFGMQVKVPQAMDQVRWYGRGPQETYWDRKTGGEIAVYESSVDEMVHPYCRPQDVGNRTDVRWIAVVDKAGRGLKFTGKAPVSMSAWPFTIEDVETASHPYQLPRRDFNLLSIDAKLHGVGGDNSWGAQTHAQYTIPGDQPLHYEFTISPITP
- a CDS encoding DUF2185 domain-containing protein — translated: MKKKFALSAAEIQPLAEGFGGCFATDAITVDGNPVGYMYREEADFEEDSGWRFLAGTETQKYLDDANNTGIYDVNEIANFDPDIIPLLDAPEGSAFERDEESGAFVDVSDDDEEDEDEG
- a CDS encoding methyltransferase — its product is MTTNHPADPSAILQTAFGFWHSKVLLTAVEFGVFTKLGDRHVSGAELGAELGLHPRGIADFFDALVAMKFLGRDGDGPTSLYFNTPEAALFLDEASPRYIGGILVMLNARLFKFWNDLPEALRTGKPQNEIKHGQKGMFEELYSDLPRLEQFIGAMTGLSRINFEALADKFDFSGYQTLCDVGGASGLLCIEVAKRHSHLKCTSFDLPAVQPIAQKHIAASGLSERIDTAAGDFFADPLPRADVITMGMILHDWNLDKKMQLIQAAYDALPVGGALIAIEALIDDARRENVHGLLMSLNMLIEFGDAFDYSGADFRQWCGQVGFQRFDVIHLAGPSSAAVAYK